GCATCGCGTCGCGGTGCTCATCGGCCGCCAGAAAAGGTTCGACCTCCATGCCGCTATAGATCGTGGTGAATTTCTCGCGCGGCGCAACGCCGGCGGCCACGAGTTGTTCGGTCATGGCGTCGGCCACGCTGATGAGTGCCGTCGACCGCCGCGCGGCGTACTTTTCGCACGCGCGGAAAAACTCTCGCGCTGCGCGCGACTGATAAGGATGGAATGGCGCCCCGTGAACCGTGTGAACAATCACGGGCACACCGATCGATGCGGCCGCCATCCGGCCGAGCAAGCCCGCTTTGGCGCTGTGCGTGTGTACGACATCGGGCCGAAAGTCGCGGAGCACGCGCTTTAGCGCGCGATAGGCCTGCCAATCGTGCAGTGGATGAATCGCGCGACGTAACGAGTTCTCGATCGCGAGCGGCACATGATTCGCCTGCGCGCGTTCCAGCAAGCTTCCCTCGGGCCCCAGTGGCGGCCCGGTGACGAGCAATACTTCGTCGCCATAATCGCGTGCCAGGTCCTCGCACGTCAGAAGAGTGTTCTCCTGCGCGCCGCCGAGGATCATGCGTGTGATGACGTGAGCGACGCGCATGGGGAAGAATATTCGGTGGCGGTCCGTTGGTCATTAACAGGTTGGCAGCGCGGCAGCGGTGAGCGCCGTTGAAGAAATCTACGTTATGGCGTGTGGACTGGGTCGAGCTTGTAATCGGCACGCACCAGAAACAGACCCTGTGGTGGCGCGGTCATGCCGGCGGCGCGCCGTTCGCCTGCCGCCACGACCTCGGCAGGCCATGCGATGGGGCGGTTGCCACGTCCGACCTCGACCAGCGTGCCGATCATGGCTCGCACCATGTTGTACAGGAAACCGTTGCCGGCGACCTCGAAAGTGAGCAACCCCTGTTGCGCCCCCCTGCCCCGCTCGACAAACGCTTCGTAGATCGTGCGCACGCTGGACGATCGCTGCGGCCAGCGCGATTCGAAACTGCGAAAGTCGTGCGTGCCGACAAAGGCCTGGGCCGCGCGCGACATGGCCGCCCCATCCAAGCGCTGCCGGTACTGCCAACAATAGGCTCGTAAAAAAACGTCCGGCGCCTCGCCATCGTGTAGCAGGTAGCGGTAACGCTTCCGTACACAATCGCGGCGAGCATGAAATCTGTGCGGCGCTTCCTCGACCGCGAGGGCCGCTATGTCACGCGGCAGCTCGGCATTTAATGCGTTCCGCAGCGTGACCGGGGACAAGCTCGTTTCGCTTTGAAAGCTTACCACTTGTCCGAGAGCGTGTACTCCGGAATCAGTGCGGCCGCTGGCCGTCGCACGCACGGCCTCGCCGGTAATCTTTGCCAGCGACGTTTCCAACGCCGCCTGGACAGTCGGTTGGCCGGGCTGCATTTGCCAGCCTGTGTAGGCGGTACCATCGTAGGCCAGCGTGAGCTTGAAGGTCCTCATGAAGCCAAGGCGTGACGGGGCCGAGCAGAATGGAGGCGACGATCGTAAAAACACTCCGCCATTGATTTCTTAATTTAAACAGCGGCGGCGTTATTTGAAAAATGACCACAGCCAATCCGTGGCTACAGATACTGGTGCCGGCGCAACAAAAATCCGGTCGCCGGGCAGCACTTGATAGTTTGTCGTCGTGTCACCCTCGTGGACGATCTCCTGCCACTGCACCGGCAGGACCGTTCCCATGCCTGCGCCGCTTAGGGCCGGCCGCGCGATCCACACAACGGAGTCGTCTGGCCATGGACGTCCGCCAACTTGGGATAGGGCGTCGAGCACTGTTTCCTTGCCGGTAACGGGGATCCTTTGAATTTGATCACCCGAACCACCGCCTGCATTAACTACATAGTAGAACTTGCTGTTATAGCTGACGACGTCCACCTCGACCTGAGGCGCCTCAGCGTATTGCGCCATGGCCTGCTGCACTGCCTCGCGCGCGTCGCTAAGCGTCTTGCCAGCGATCACGATCTGGCCATAGGCGCCTAGATTGATCGTTCCGTCAGGTCCGACGAGATGCGCGCCTGACACGAGCGGGGCTTCGCCGACCGAACCGGCCAGCACTTCTACGTTAAGAACGTCCGGCGGCTCGATTCGGTACGTCGGCAGCGTCCGCATCGAAGATTCGTTCGCTGCTAACCCCGTGAAACGCTGCATCGTGCGAAGGTTCAGCGATAGGCCGATGGCGATGCCGAGGATCAGGACGAACAAGTTGTCGAGCCGAAAGCGAAACGGGCGCGCCCACCGTGGCAGCATGACATCCTCCTGAGTCAATGATCAACTGTCGGATCGGGCCTATCTGTTTGATCGGTCCAGTCCCTGCCGGACTCCCCTGCCCTACCCCGTGGCCTGGCCCACCTTCTGCGTCGAACGGGCTTTGGACAACAACTCGGCAATTTGCACGGCGTTAGTCGCGGCGCCTTTACGCAGATTGTCGCTGACGCACCAAAATGCCAGACCGTTCTCGCTCGACAGATCCTGCCGGATGCGGCCGATGAAGACTTCGTCGCGTCCATCGCAACCTAGCGGCATCGGGTACTGTTTGGCGGCCAGGTCGTCGATCACGACAATGCCTGGCGCTGCGGCGAAAAGCTCGCGGGCTTCTTCGGGCGACAACTTGCGTTCGGTTTCTACCAGGATACTCTCGCTGTGACAGTTGCTAACCGGCACACGCACACATGTCGCGCAGATTTGAATCGATTCGTCCCCCAGAATTTTGCGTGTCTCGTAGACCATCTTCATCTCTTCCGACGTATAGCCGGCATGCTTGGCCGAGCCGATTTGCGGAATGAGATTGAAGGCGATGTCGTGTGCAAAGGTTTCGTTGCGATGGGCTTCGTTCTGCAGCTTGGCACGAGTGCCGTGCTCCAGATCGCGCTGCCCTGCCACGCCGGCGCCGCTAGTGGCCTGATAGGTGCTCACGACCACACGGCGGACACGCGCCGCGTCATGCAGCGGTTTGAGCGCCACGACCAGTTGTGTGGTCGAGCAATTCGGACTGGCGATCAGGCCCTGATGGGTGAAGGCAGCCTGCGGATTCACCTCGGGCACGACCAGGGGCACCTTGGGGTCCATCCGCCAATAACCGCTTTCGTCGACGACGATTGTCCCCCGCTCGATGGCCCAGGGAGCGAAGTCGCGGGCCGTCTCATCGGGGGTGCTGCCGATGGCCAGGTCGACACCGTTGAAGGAGTCAGGCGTCAGTTCTTCGACCGTGTGCTGCTGGCCGCGGAAGGTGATTGTCGTACCGGCCGAGCGTTTGGACGCCAGGAACTTGATCCGTTCGAAGGGAAGATTTCGCTCTTCGAGCAGATCCCTGATAATTCGGCCCACGGCCCCGGTAGCGCCGACAATCGCAACGACCTCGAACACGGATACCTCCCAAAAAAAAGCAACCTGGTTGACACCGCCGACGCGGCGCGTGAGGCGGGAAAAAAACCAACGGCCAAGGAAAATGCCAGTATAAGCCCCACTGCTGGGACAGCGGAAGTCAGCAATAGGTTCTCGCTGCACGTGCGAGCTGGCGTTACGCATCCCCGTGACGGGGCTTTTTCAATGCCGGATTTGGCGCACCCCCGCCAGTCAGAGGGCCTGCCCGGCCTCGCGGGCGAAGCTCATGCCAGGCGGGTTGCACGGGCGGCCGGGGGCCTACGACGCTGTTGGGCGCGAATCGGGGCCGGCTCCTTGGCCAGAACCCCCTCCCCTGCCCTGCCCACATCGTCGGGCTTCGTGCCGTCGAGAAGCATGCGCACCAGGCGCGGCGAAACGAACGACAGGCAACCGATCAGCATTACCAGGCCAAAGGTCATCATGCCCATTCCCAGGGCAATCCCCATGTGCAACGGCACTGCCATTGCTATGACGATGGGACGCAGCTTCGGCACCCAAACCAGCGTGCAGAAGGATAATTCCCAAAAGGCAGAGACATGCGTCAACACTGCGACCAATAGCGGCCACGTCGCTAGCCAGGTAAGGTCCCACGATTGATATTCCAGGTTCGCCACGGCGCCCCACAGAGCATCGCCGCGCCACCAGGTTTCGCCTTGCAGCTTCGAGAGCCCAGCGAAGAAATAGATCACGCACATGTGGACCTGGATCAAGCGGATCGCCAGGTTGGCCGAGACGCTGGGGAGTACCGGCGGCGGCGCTGCCTGCCGGCGCCGGGCAAGCCAACGATCAACCGAATAGCACGCACCACATGGCCCCACCATCAGGTACAGGGCTAACATGAGGTTGATCTGGTCCAGACCGAATTGTGCTCCTGGCACCCGGTTGACGTACGACACCGCTGCCAAGAACGAAGCCACCGCGGCGACGCGGCTGAACAGC
This genomic window from Pirellulales bacterium contains:
- a CDS encoding glycosyltransferase family 4 protein, encoding MRVAHVITRMILGGAQENTLLTCEDLARDYGDEVLLVTGPPLGPEGSLLERAQANHVPLAIENSLRRAIHPLHDWQAYRALKRVLRDFRPDVVHTHSAKAGLLGRMAAASIGVPVIVHTVHGAPFHPYQSRAAREFFRACEKYAARRSTALISVADAMTEQLVAAGVAPREKFTTIYSGMEVEPFLAADEHRDAMRAELGYESGQVVIGKIARLFHLKGHEYVLAAARDVVARHPQAQFLFVGDGVLRSALEEQVRAAGLRDHVRFVGLVPPARIPDYLGAMDIVVHASLREGLARVLPQALIAGKPVVSYDIDGAREVVIPDQTGYLVAPRTVEPLATAIEDLIVNPARRGQLGHQGRQLFTERFRHEKMTRDIRALYEQLGAK
- the truA gene encoding tRNA pseudouridine(38-40) synthase TruA, which codes for MRTFKLTLAYDGTAYTGWQMQPGQPTVQAALETSLAKITGEAVRATASGRTDSGVHALGQVVSFQSETSLSPVTLRNALNAELPRDIAALAVEEAPHRFHARRDCVRKRYRYLLHDGEAPDVFLRAYCWQYRQRLDGAAMSRAAQAFVGTHDFRSFESRWPQRSSSVRTIYEAFVERGRGAQQGLLTFEVAGNGFLYNMVRAMIGTLVEVGRGNRPIAWPAEVVAAGERRAAGMTAPPQGLFLVRADYKLDPVHTP
- a CDS encoding polysaccharide biosynthesis/export family protein, which produces MLPRWARPFRFRLDNLFVLILGIAIGLSLNLRTMQRFTGLAANESSMRTLPTYRIEPPDVLNVEVLAGSVGEAPLVSGAHLVGPDGTINLGAYGQIVIAGKTLSDAREAVQQAMAQYAEAPQVEVDVVSYNSKFYYVVNAGGGSGDQIQRIPVTGKETVLDALSQVGGRPWPDDSVVWIARPALSGAGMGTVLPVQWQEIVHEGDTTTNYQVLPGDRIFVAPAPVSVATDWLWSFFK
- a CDS encoding aspartate-semialdehyde dehydrogenase, with the translated sequence MFEVVAIVGATGAVGRIIRDLLEERNLPFERIKFLASKRSAGTTITFRGQQHTVEELTPDSFNGVDLAIGSTPDETARDFAPWAIERGTIVVDESGYWRMDPKVPLVVPEVNPQAAFTHQGLIASPNCSTTQLVVALKPLHDAARVRRVVVSTYQATSGAGVAGQRDLEHGTRAKLQNEAHRNETFAHDIAFNLIPQIGSAKHAGYTSEEMKMVYETRKILGDESIQICATCVRVPVSNCHSESILVETERKLSPEEARELFAAAPGIVVIDDLAAKQYPMPLGCDGRDEVFIGRIRQDLSSENGLAFWCVSDNLRKGAATNAVQIAELLSKARSTQKVGQATG
- a CDS encoding HTTM domain-containing protein, which produces MIRLVTDYFRDSARAAGQGWTRFWFLPGDPATLCLIRICAGAMLFYTHLVWSIGLEDFFLSGGWISADMAASAQPNPYTWSYFWWINTPGQLWTVHIAALVAFAMLTIGLFSRVAAVASFLAAVSYVNRVPGAQFGLDQINLMLALYLMVGPCGACYSVDRWLARRRQAAPPPVLPSVSANLAIRLIQVHMCVIYFFAGLSKLQGETWWRGDALWGAVANLEYQSWDLTWLATWPLLVAVLTHVSAFWELSFCTLVWVPKLRPIVIAMAVPLHMGIALGMGMMTFGLVMLIGCLSFVSPRLVRMLLDGTKPDDVGRAGEGVLAKEPAPIRAQQRRRPPAARATRLA